A segment of the Populus alba chromosome 9, ASM523922v2, whole genome shotgun sequence genome:
GCACATAATGacaattttctttgaaattttgacCTGAACAGCTTATAACAATCTATGatttctcttctattttttattcatttacacAATGAAAGCTAATTGAAATTTACCTTCCAGGTCTAAGAATCTTGTACTTTCCTGGCCTGGTGAGGTCCACAATTGTTGATCCTGCACGATTGGATGGAAGTACACCACCGTCATAAACATATGCACAACGGTTCCAGAGGTTCTCAAAATCCTTGATGCAAAGGCTGCTGGGCTGCCCGCTAAGGTTTGCACTTGTAAGGGCAACTGCTTTTCCCAAACCACGAGCAACTACCCTGATGAAGTTACAATCTGGTACACGGACTCCCACACTATCCAATCCTGGGTTCAGGGATTTCTCAAGTGCGCTTGACTCCCCTGGAAAATACCTAGTCATATACTCTTAAAGCATGAAGACTTGAGACACTAAAAGTTAACATACCAAGAAATTATAACATAGATACAAGGATCTAGGATAACAAGATCATCACTTTGCATGATTATTTAGTTAGTTATGAAACAAAACCTAATCCTAAaatacaacaattttttttcctgttccaCATGTAAGAAGACATGACTACAGACCTCGCCTCAATATAACAGTAACAGGCCCCGGAAGTAGAGAATCAAGTAGGCCATGAGGCAGATATTC
Coding sequences within it:
- the LOC118053771 gene encoding uncharacterized protein isoform X3, which produces MSSSMENCHVDVQNKLEVVRPATEVYAQEAIEALKAGKVIAVPTDTLYGFACDACSLEAVNRIYEMKGRKHTSPLAICVGDVSQIKHFAVTEYLPHGLLDSLLPGPVTVILRRGESSALEKSLNPGLDSVGVRVPDCNFIRVVARGLGKAVALTSANLSGQPSSLCIKDFENLWNRCAYVYDGGVLPSNRAGSTIVDLTRPGKYKILRPGSAKEETLAILEKHSLVEEAPAI